DNA from Leucobacter aridicollis:
GGATCGTCGCCTTGTACTCACCGGTGCTCTTGATCGACGGCAGCGAGATCTTGCGCTTGTCGACCTCGCCGATGCCAGCCTCGGACACAGCCGCGGCAACAGCCGCAGGCTTGATCGCGCCGAACAGGCGCCCACCGACTCCAGCCTTGGAGTGCAGACGGATCTTGCCTGCCTCGAGCGACGCCTTCAGCGCCTGCGCGTCCTCGACCGAAGCGAGAGCGCGTGCCTCGCGCGCAGCCTGGAGCTGTGCGACCTGGGCCGCGCCACCGCGGGTCCAGTGCACCGCGTAGCCCTGCGGCACGAGGTAGTTGCGAGCGTAGCCGGTCTTGACGTCGACGACGTCACCAGCGGAACCGAGGCCACGGACCTCGTGCGTGAGAATTACTTTCGCCATGATGCTCTCTCCTTAGCGGCCGGAACCGGCGTAGGGGAGGAGAGCCATCTCGCGGGCATTCTTCACTGCCTTCGCGATCAAACGCTGCTCCTGAACGGATACGCCGGTGATGCGGCGGGCGCGGATCTTTCCACGCTCTGAAATGAACTTGCGAAGCGTCTGGACGTCCTTGTAATCAATGACGCCAACGGTCTGCTTCTTCGCGGGTGCTGCCGCCTTCGCGTTCTTGCCGCGAGCCGGCTTGCGGCCTGCGCCGCTTGACTTGCCTGCCATGTTGGTCTCTTTTCGTAATGCGTCCCGGTACGCGCCCGGAACAAAGTTGCTGTCTTAGAAGGGCTGCTCGTCGTCGAACCCGCCACCGAAATCGGAGGAGTTGTTCGACGCGGATCCGCCCTGGCCCGAATTGGTCCAGGGGTTATCCTGCTGCTGCTGCGGCTGTGCCCAGCCCGACTGGCCCTGGGGCTGACCGCCACCAGCGCCACCGAAGCCGCCAACCTGCCCGCGTGCCGCGCCGCGCGTCACCTGTGCGGTGGCGAAGCGGAGCGACGGCCCGACCTCTTCGACCTCAAGGTCTAGTGAGGTGCGCTGCTGGCCCTGGTTGTCGGTGTAGCTGCGCTGGGTCAGACGACCCTGCACAATAACTCGCATGCCCTTCGTGAGCGAAGCCGCAATGTTGTCGGCGTACTCACCGTAAGCGCGGCAGCCAAGCCACAGCGCTTCGCCGTCCGACCAGTCGCCGGACTGGCGATCGCGCACGCGCGGGGTCGAGGCGATACGGAAGGTCACCCACGACTTGCCGGCCTGACTCACGCGAGGCTCGGGATCGGCAACAAGGTTGCCGACGACAGTGATCAGCGGCTCTCCGGCCATGAGTTATGCACTCGCCTTCGCAGCAGCGCGAGCTGCCTTAGCCTGGTCACGCTTCGACTGCGCTGCACGCTGAGCGATGAGCTCGTCTGCGCGGAGCACCTTCGTGCGGAGAACAGCCTCGGAGATACCCAGCTGACGATCGAGCTCAGCGGTAGCCTCGGGGGTCGCGGTGAAGTTCACCACAACGTAGATGCCCTCGGCCTGCTTGTTGATCTCGTATGCCAGGCGACGCTTGCCCCAGATGTCGACGTTCTCGATCTCGCCATTCGCGTTCGTAATGACGGAGAGGAACTTCTCCATGCTGGGAGCCACGGTGCGCTCGTCGATACCGGGATCGAGGATCACCATGAGTTCGTAAGGATGCATTACTGACCCACCTCCTTCGGACTTCACGGCCACAGGATTTCTGTGGCAGGAGGGTGTTGTTGCATCGTGCCTGAGCCCCAAACCGAGTGTTCGGCGCACAGACAACCTAAGTAGCCTACCATCTTCAGCCCTAAAGTGGAGCCATGCGGATCGCTCTCGTCTCGATGCACACCTCTCCGACCGAGATACCGGGCTCCGGCGACGCCGGCGGGATGAATGTCGTTGTCGCCGAGGCCGCTCGGGCGTTGAGCGCGCGCGGGCACGAGGTCGTCGTCGCAACCCGCGCCCGCGCCGACCTTCCAGCTGGCGTGACGCGCCTCGCATGGAGCGGGCGAGCTGCTGCAGGTCAGGATCCCCTGAGCCCAGTTGTCGCGGTGCTGCCCGCTGGCGATCCTGAACTCGCGAAGGGGGAGCTGCCGGGGGTCGTGGAGCAGTTCGCGGCCGAACTTCGCGCCCTGGGCCGCTTCGACGCTGTGCACGGTCACTACTGGCTCAGCGCCCTCGCAGCGCAGCGGGCGTGGGGCGGAAGTGCACCCGTAGTGACAACATTCCATACGCTCGCCGCACAAAAAAACGCGCTCCTCGCGGCCGGGGACCGGCCGGAGCCAGCGGTTCGACTGAACGCAGAGGCCGCGCTCGCCCACTCATCGTTCGTTGTCGCCGGGAGCGAGAGTGAGCTCGCCGGCGTCAACGCCTTCTACGGGACGCCGGCGCTCGGCAGCGCGGTCGTCCACCCCGGGGTGGACACGGCCCTCTTCGCGCCGCGATCAGGCGGGGCAGGCTCGGCTGCGCCGCTCCGCGTGACCGTGCTCGGGCGCGTGCAGCCGTTGAAGGGCCAGGACCTTGCAGTCCGGGCCGCGGCGGAGCTCGCGATCGCCGATCCTGGTCTCTTTGCGCGAACCGAGTGGGTGATTGCGGGGGAGCCGACTCCCGGTGCCGCCGACTACGCGGCGGAGCTCCGCCGCCTCGCCGAGCGCGCCGGGATCGCCGCTCGCGTCCGGTTCCTCCCCGCGCAGTCGCGCGAGCAGGCGGCCGCGCTCCTTGCGTCGAGCGCGCTCGTGCTCGTTCCATCGCACTCGGAAACGTTCGGTCTCACCGCGCTTGAGGCTGGCGCGAGCGGGGCGCCCGTGATCGCGGCCGGGCACACCGGCCTGCTCGAGGCCGTCCCGGACGGCGTGGCTGGCGTGCACCTGTCCGGCAGGGACCCCGTGGCGTGGGCGGGAGCAATCGCCGACCTGCTGCGCGACGAACCGCGCCGGGCACAGCTTGCGGCATCGGCACGTCGCCATGCGGAGCTGCACGATTGGGCCGCGCACGCCGCGGCGCTCGAGCGGATCTACGCGACCCTCGCCGGCTAAGCGCGCGGGGCGCGCGTCAGCGTGGCGCCGGCCGCCCACGATCCTCCTACCTCCAACTATTCTTCTGGCCCCCAACTATCCGGGATAGTTGGGGGCCAGAAGAACATTTGCGTGGGGGAGGAGGCAGCCTCGCGCCGCCCGACCCCGTCTCGCGGGCTAGGCGCCTGCGATGAAAGCTTCGAGCTCCGCACGCGCCTCGTCGTCGGGCTTCTGCACGGGCGGCGACTTCATGAAGTAGGCCGACGCCGCCTCGACGGGCCCGCCGTGGCCGCGGTCGAGCGCGACCTTCGCGGTGCGGATCGCGTCGATCATCGTGCCTGCGGAGTTGGGGGAGTCCCACACTTCAAGCTTGTACTCGAGCATCATCGGCACGTCGCCGAAGCCGCGGCCCTCCAGCCGAACGAACGCGAACTTACGATCCTCAAGCCACGGCACGTGGTCGCTCGGCCCGACGTGCACGTCTTCGGCAGGAAGGTCCGCCTCGATGTTCGAGGTGACTGCCTGCGTCTTCGAGATCTTCTTCGAGTGCAGTCGGCTGCGCTCGAGCATGTTCTTGAAGTCCATGTTGCCGCCGACGTTGAGCTGGTAGGTGTGGTCGAGCGCGATGCCACGGCTCTCCAGCAGCCGGGCGAGCACGCGGTGCGTGATCGTCGCGCCGACCTGGCTCTTGATGTCGTCGCCGACGATGGGCAGACCGGCTTCGGTGAACTTGGCGGCCCACTCGGGGTCGCTCGCGACGAAGACGGGGATCGCGTTGACGAACGCGACGCCAGCCTCAAGGGCGGCCTGCGCGTAGAACTTCACGGCCTCCTCGCTGCCGACTGGCAGGTAGCACGCGAGCACCTCGGCGCCGGAGTCGCGCAGCACCTGAGCGACGTCGACGGGCGTCGCAGTCGACTCGACGACCTCGTCGCGGTAGTACATGCCGAGACCGTCGTAGGTCGGAGCGCGGAGTACCTCAAGGCCGATGTGGGGCACGTCCGAGAACTTGATGGTGTTGTTGCGGCCGGCCCAGATCGCCTCGGAGAGGTCCGTGCCAACCTTTTCTGCGTCGACGTCGAACGCCGCAACGAACTCGAGATCGGACACGTGGTATCCGCCGAGGCGAACGTGCATGAGCCCGGGAACCTCTGCGTCGTCTGCGGCGTCGCGGTAGTACTCGACACCCTGCACGAGCGAGCTCACGCAGTTTCCAATTCCCGCGAGGGCGACCTTCACACTCATCGAAACCCCATATTTCTCTCTCCGGCGGCCAATAGGCCCAACCGTCTAGTGTAATCGCCCAGGCTGGGCGTTGAACCTATGCCGCCAGTGGCGGAGGCGGCTACCCCGCGGGTCGGAGGCGGAACGCCTCGACCGAGGAGATCGCCTGGCGCTGCCCGCCGACATGGACAATCTCGTCACCATCGACGGTGAGCTGAGTCGCGTAGGCCCGGAGGGCGACCACCTTCCGGCCGAGCCATGGCGTCACGTCGTACGCCTCCGGGGCATCACCATCGTCGGCCGCCGCTCGCTCGTCGACCTCGGCTCCGTCGCTCACGATCTCCCAGAATGGCAGATCGAGCGCAACGGCAACGGCCCTGGCGATCCGGTGCGCGTGGACATGGTCCGGGTGGCCGTAGCCGCCCCCGTCGTCATAGCTCACGATCGCACCAGCGCCCGCCTCGTTGGCCGCGGCAAAGAGATCGTTCAACGACTCGACCGCTGGCACGACCGTGAGCGCGTCCACGGTGGCGTCTGCACTGGGACCGGCCTGTCCGGACGCGAGCCACTCCATGCCCGAGTCCTCGTAGATCGTCGGCTGGAGGCCCTCGGCCCTGGCCGG
Protein-coding regions in this window:
- the rpsR gene encoding 30S ribosomal protein S18, whose protein sequence is MAGKSSGAGRKPARGKNAKAAAPAKKQTVGVIDYKDVQTLRKFISERGKIRARRITGVSVQEQRLIAKAVKNAREMALLPYAGSGR
- a CDS encoding PIG-L family deacetylase — its product is MSTDPASWFSGATRVMFVHAHPDDETITTGGTLAALSEAGREPLVVTLTRGERGEVVDGPLAHLAGTDGLAPHRQAELSAALAMLGVERHAFLGVPPARAEGLQPTIYEDSGMEWLASGQAGPSADATVDALTVVPAVESLNDLFAAANEAGAGAIVSYDDGGGYGHPDHVHAHRIARAVAVALDLPFWEIVSDGAEVDERAAADDGDAPEAYDVTPWLGRKVVALRAYATQLTVDGDEIVHVGGQRQAISSVEAFRLRPAG
- a CDS encoding glycosyltransferase yields the protein MRIALVSMHTSPTEIPGSGDAGGMNVVVAEAARALSARGHEVVVATRARADLPAGVTRLAWSGRAAAGQDPLSPVVAVLPAGDPELAKGELPGVVEQFAAELRALGRFDAVHGHYWLSALAAQRAWGGSAPVVTTFHTLAAQKNALLAAGDRPEPAVRLNAEAALAHSSFVVAGSESELAGVNAFYGTPALGSAVVHPGVDTALFAPRSGGAGSAAPLRVTVLGRVQPLKGQDLAVRAAAELAIADPGLFARTEWVIAGEPTPGAADYAAELRRLAERAGIAARVRFLPAQSREQAAALLASSALVLVPSHSETFGLTALEAGASGAPVIAAGHTGLLEAVPDGVAGVHLSGRDPVAWAGAIADLLRDEPRRAQLAASARRHAELHDWAAHAAALERIYATLAG
- a CDS encoding inositol-3-phosphate synthase, which produces MSVKVALAGIGNCVSSLVQGVEYYRDAADDAEVPGLMHVRLGGYHVSDLEFVAAFDVDAEKVGTDLSEAIWAGRNNTIKFSDVPHIGLEVLRAPTYDGLGMYYRDEVVESTATPVDVAQVLRDSGAEVLACYLPVGSEEAVKFYAQAALEAGVAFVNAIPVFVASDPEWAAKFTEAGLPIVGDDIKSQVGATITHRVLARLLESRGIALDHTYQLNVGGNMDFKNMLERSRLHSKKISKTQAVTSNIEADLPAEDVHVGPSDHVPWLEDRKFAFVRLEGRGFGDVPMMLEYKLEVWDSPNSAGTMIDAIRTAKVALDRGHGGPVEAASAYFMKSPPVQKPDDEARAELEAFIAGA
- the rpsF gene encoding 30S ribosomal protein S6, with product MHPYELMVILDPGIDERTVAPSMEKFLSVITNANGEIENVDIWGKRRLAYEINKQAEGIYVVVNFTATPEATAELDRQLGISEAVLRTKVLRADELIAQRAAQSKRDQAKAARAAAKASA
- the rplI gene encoding 50S ribosomal protein L9 codes for the protein MAKVILTHEVRGLGSAGDVVDVKTGYARNYLVPQGYAVHWTRGGAAQVAQLQAAREARALASVEDAQALKASLEAGKIRLHSKAGVGGRLFGAIKPAAVAAAVSEAGIGEVDKRKISLPSIKSTGEYKATIHLHEGVDAEVTLQVITQR
- the ssb gene encoding single-stranded DNA-binding protein, with product MAGEPLITVVGNLVADPEPRVSQAGKSWVTFRIASTPRVRDRQSGDWSDGEALWLGCRAYGEYADNIAASLTKGMRVIVQGRLTQRSYTDNQGQQRTSLDLEVEEVGPSLRFATAQVTRGAARGQVGGFGGAGGGQPQGQSGWAQPQQQQDNPWTNSGQGGSASNNSSDFGGGFDDEQPF